In Lonchura striata isolate bLonStr1 chromosome 2, bLonStr1.mat, whole genome shotgun sequence, a single genomic region encodes these proteins:
- the ZDHHC23 gene encoding palmitoyltransferase ZDHHC23 isoform X2, which produces MEEPLCCCEYVDRRGRRNHLAACCCDCEELDDGCDRWLRCKSLSPGALQSIADTIADRLRVPWFSGAVKINVSLVPPLVLLPVFLHVAALHFLLGLIILTSLPVVVLWYYYLTHRRKERTLFFLSLGLFSLGYMYYVFLREVVPRGHVEYSQVVTLTCGLILMLAALTRAKKDPGYLPIPAGNEKPSHLGLPNESIRGSSSGLHGISGAASSRAVNGETKGYCRMSAEQPAGVKKDWCTTCQLVRPARAGHCRLCGRINSCVGEQNHQAFILALSFFLFTSVYGITLTLHTICRGRTPFVALFYCPGAYSDYSSALSFTCVWYCAIVTAGMGYILLIQLLNISYNVTEREVRLALRDNTGHRLLGGLVIDTGQYNRGLLCNWGHFLSLGSSPPQRSAEDIV; this is translated from the exons aTGGAGGAGCCGCTCTGCTGCTGCGAGTACGTGGACCGGCGCGGCCGGCGCAACCACCTGGCGGCGTGCTGCTGCGACTGCGAGGAGCTGGACGACGGCTGCGACAG GTGGCTGAGGTGCAAATCCCTGTCCCCGGGAGCGCTGCAGAGCATCGCCGACACCATCGCGGACCGGCTGCGGGTCCCCTGGTTCTCGGGGGCCGTCAAGATCAACGTCAGCCTCGTGCCACCGCTCGTCCTGCTGCCCGTCTTCCTCCACGTTGCCGCCCTGCACTTCCTGCTGGGGCTCATCATCCTGACGTCCCTGCCCGTCGTGGTGCTGTGGTATTACTACCTCACCCACCGGAGGAAAGAACGGACTCTCTTCTTCTTGAGCCTGGGGCTCTTCTCCTTGGGATATATGTACTATGTGTTTCTCCGGGAGGTGGTTCCCCGGGGCCACGTGGAGTATTCCCAAGTGGTCACTCTCACGTGTGGGTTAATTCTTATGCTTGCAGCCCTGACTCGAGCCAAGAAGGACCCTGGCTACCTTCCCATCCCAGCAGGCAACGAGAAGCCGTCACACCTGGGTTTGCCCAACGAGAGTATTAGAGGGAGCTCCAGCGGACTCCATGGCATCTCAGGTGCTGCCAGCAGTCGCGCTGTGAATGGGGAGACTAAAGGTTATTGCAGGATGTCAGCTGAGCAGCCAGCAGGTGTGAAAAAAGACTGGTGCACTACATGCCAGCTGGTCAGGCCAGCCCGAGCAGGGCACTGCCGGCTTTGTGGCAG GATTAACAGCTGCGTAGGGGAGCAGAACCATCAAGCTTTCATCCTTGCACTTTCCTTCTTCCTGTTCACCTCTGTGTATGGGATTACCTTGACCCTGCACACCATCTGTAGGGGCCGAACTCCGTTTGTGGCATTGTTCTACTGCCCCGGGGCCTATTCTGACTACAG ctctgctctgtcgTTCACCTGTGTATGGTACTGTGCCATTGTAACAGCTGGCATGGGATACATCCTCCTTATCCAGCTGTTGAACATCAGCTACAACGTGACTGAGAGGGAAGTCCGGCTGGCTCTGCGGGACAACACCGGACACAGGCTGCTGGGCGGATTAGTGATAGACACTGGCCAGTATAACAGGGGGCTCCTGTGCAACTGGGGCCACTTCCTGAGCCTCGGGTCTTCTCCTCCACAGCGCTCTGCCGAGGACATTGTGTGA
- the ZDHHC23 gene encoding palmitoyltransferase ZDHHC23 isoform X1, whose protein sequence is MEEPLCCCEYVDRRGRRNHLAACCCDCEELDDGCDRWLRCKSLSPGALQSIADTIADRLRVPWFSGAVKINVSLVPPLVLLPVFLHVAALHFLLGLIILTSLPVVVLWYYYLTHRRKERTLFFLSLGLFSLGYMYYVFLREVVPRGHVEYSQVVTLTCGLILMLAALTRAKKDPGYLPIPAGNEKPSHLGLPNESIRGSSSGLHGISGAASSRAVNGETKGYCRMSAEQPAGVKKDWCTTCQLVRPARAGHCRLCGRCVRRLDHHCVWINSCVGEQNHQAFILALSFFLFTSVYGITLTLHTICRGRTPFVALFYCPGAYSDYSSALSFTCVWYCAIVTAGMGYILLIQLLNISYNVTEREVRLALRDNTGHRLLGGLVIDTGQYNRGLLCNWGHFLSLGSSPPQRSAEDIV, encoded by the exons aTGGAGGAGCCGCTCTGCTGCTGCGAGTACGTGGACCGGCGCGGCCGGCGCAACCACCTGGCGGCGTGCTGCTGCGACTGCGAGGAGCTGGACGACGGCTGCGACAG GTGGCTGAGGTGCAAATCCCTGTCCCCGGGAGCGCTGCAGAGCATCGCCGACACCATCGCGGACCGGCTGCGGGTCCCCTGGTTCTCGGGGGCCGTCAAGATCAACGTCAGCCTCGTGCCACCGCTCGTCCTGCTGCCCGTCTTCCTCCACGTTGCCGCCCTGCACTTCCTGCTGGGGCTCATCATCCTGACGTCCCTGCCCGTCGTGGTGCTGTGGTATTACTACCTCACCCACCGGAGGAAAGAACGGACTCTCTTCTTCTTGAGCCTGGGGCTCTTCTCCTTGGGATATATGTACTATGTGTTTCTCCGGGAGGTGGTTCCCCGGGGCCACGTGGAGTATTCCCAAGTGGTCACTCTCACGTGTGGGTTAATTCTTATGCTTGCAGCCCTGACTCGAGCCAAGAAGGACCCTGGCTACCTTCCCATCCCAGCAGGCAACGAGAAGCCGTCACACCTGGGTTTGCCCAACGAGAGTATTAGAGGGAGCTCCAGCGGACTCCATGGCATCTCAGGTGCTGCCAGCAGTCGCGCTGTGAATGGGGAGACTAAAGGTTATTGCAGGATGTCAGCTGAGCAGCCAGCAGGTGTGAAAAAAGACTGGTGCACTACATGCCAGCTGGTCAGGCCAGCCCGAGCAGGGCACTGCCGGCTTTGTGGCAGGTGCGTGAGGAGATTGGACCATCACTGTGTCTG GATTAACAGCTGCGTAGGGGAGCAGAACCATCAAGCTTTCATCCTTGCACTTTCCTTCTTCCTGTTCACCTCTGTGTATGGGATTACCTTGACCCTGCACACCATCTGTAGGGGCCGAACTCCGTTTGTGGCATTGTTCTACTGCCCCGGGGCCTATTCTGACTACAG ctctgctctgtcgTTCACCTGTGTATGGTACTGTGCCATTGTAACAGCTGGCATGGGATACATCCTCCTTATCCAGCTGTTGAACATCAGCTACAACGTGACTGAGAGGGAAGTCCGGCTGGCTCTGCGGGACAACACCGGACACAGGCTGCTGGGCGGATTAGTGATAGACACTGGCCAGTATAACAGGGGGCTCCTGTGCAACTGGGGCCACTTCCTGAGCCTCGGGTCTTCTCCTCCACAGCGCTCTGCCGAGGACATTGTGTGA